From the genome of bacterium, one region includes:
- a CDS encoding universal stress protein, whose translation MPDGVKNILCCVAMAPSSGRVLLRALQEAEAHDARVQVLHVIPSFDAAMTTPIVAFIGEDKFRKLVEEHKDEATSAIKAQIISLKEKIMSEHLEGSVDRIAHIHVYEGDPELEILNMTDRLQADMVVLGTHTKGITHHTFMGSVAKKVIRRIKVPVLLVPPVK comes from the coding sequence ATGCCCGATGGAGTAAAGAACATCCTCTGCTGCGTCGCCATGGCTCCCAGTTCCGGGAGGGTGCTCCTGCGGGCTCTCCAGGAGGCCGAGGCCCACGATGCCAGGGTCCAGGTTCTGCACGTCATCCCCAGCTTCGACGCTGCCATGACCACTCCCATCGTCGCTTTCATAGGCGAGGACAAGTTCCGCAAGCTCGTGGAAGAACACAAGGATGAGGCCACCTCGGCTATCAAGGCCCAGATCATCTCGTTGAAGGAAAAGATCATGTCCGAACACCTGGAGGGTTCGGTGGACCGGATCGCCCACATCCACGTTTACGAAGGCGACCCGGAGCTGGAGATCCTGAACATGACAGACAGGCTCCAGGCCGACATGGTCGTCCTGGGGACCCACACCAAGGGGATCACCCATCACACTTTTATGGGAAGCGTTGCCAAAAAGGTGATCAGGCGGATCAAGGTGCCTGTTCTCCTGGTACCGCCGGTCAAGTAG
- a CDS encoding TRAP transporter permease: MDDQRDDQVAEGLEDQTKGPVPFEDEEYEAGVEEAKRLAEEEEAGYRHLAGWDRHIIPTIAVIWCLFQLSIASWLLIDTVIIRAIHLGFAMLIAFMSYPALKKPRKGFWSFLSARTRIPIFDYALAILGCFTALYIWLDYTGMAGRQGAPLTRDLVIGMALVLILLEASRRVIGPGLTVIASGFTLYVFFAEQMPEFMAFKSASLGKYVGKMTMQTEGIYGIPLDVSATIVFLFVLFGTMLEKAGGGRFFINIALSLLGRFKGGPAKAAVVGSGLTGLVSGSSIANIVTTGTFTIPLMKKIGYTPVKAAAIEVAASTDGQIAPPIMGAAAFIIAEYLNVPYLAVIKAAAIPAFVSYASLFFIVHVEASKAGLRGLTKEETPNFFTTLLGGLHYLFPIGVLVYELVVPRHSPELAAFRAIVAMFFVMLFQEPIKRHLRKEPVVPAFVESVKGIVMSMAAGGRNMVTVAIATAAAGIIVGVVTMGIGGIITEVVEVLSMGNIFLLVIITAFASLILGMGLPTTATYIVMAALTAPIIVNVGAANGFIVPLMAAHLFCFYFGILADDTPPVGLAAYAAAAIAKSPPIATGIQGFLYDIRTALIAIMFIFNHDLILDGINSWSIAILIFVMACIGNFAFAAATQGWFTHKNAWYELPVLLSIPLIMMQPQVVAKWLHMSHRFMVWPIGLALFAGVYLNQVRRRRADTKLAAA, from the coding sequence ATGGATGACCAGCGTGACGATCAGGTAGCCGAGGGACTGGAGGACCAGACGAAGGGGCCTGTCCCTTTTGAGGACGAAGAGTACGAGGCCGGGGTCGAGGAAGCAAAGAGACTGGCCGAGGAGGAGGAAGCCGGGTACCGCCACCTGGCAGGGTGGGATCGGCATATTATCCCGACCATCGCCGTGATCTGGTGTCTTTTCCAGCTATCCATCGCCAGCTGGCTTCTCATCGACACCGTCATCATCAGGGCGATCCACCTGGGTTTCGCCATGCTCATCGCCTTCATGAGCTACCCGGCGCTGAAAAAACCGAGAAAGGGGTTCTGGTCGTTCCTGTCCGCCCGGACCCGGATCCCAATATTTGACTACGCCCTGGCCATCCTGGGCTGTTTTACAGCCCTGTATATCTGGCTCGACTATACCGGGATGGCAGGACGGCAGGGCGCGCCGCTGACCCGGGACCTGGTCATCGGGATGGCCCTCGTCCTCATTCTCCTGGAGGCGTCAAGGAGGGTCATCGGCCCGGGCCTTACCGTCATCGCCTCGGGCTTCACTCTTTATGTCTTCTTCGCGGAACAGATGCCGGAGTTCATGGCTTTTAAAAGCGCCTCCCTCGGCAAGTACGTGGGAAAGATGACCATGCAGACGGAGGGGATCTACGGCATTCCCCTGGACGTTTCGGCCACCATCGTCTTCCTTTTCGTCCTTTTCGGGACCATGCTGGAAAAGGCGGGAGGAGGACGGTTTTTTATCAATATCGCGCTGAGCCTGCTGGGGAGGTTCAAGGGAGGTCCGGCGAAAGCGGCTGTTGTGGGTTCGGGACTTACCGGCCTGGTGTCGGGATCTTCCATCGCCAACATCGTCACCACCGGGACCTTTACGATCCCCCTCATGAAGAAGATCGGGTACACGCCCGTCAAGGCGGCCGCCATCGAGGTGGCGGCGAGCACCGACGGACAGATCGCCCCGCCCATCATGGGGGCCGCGGCGTTCATCATCGCCGAGTACCTGAACGTGCCTTACCTCGCGGTTATCAAGGCCGCCGCCATACCGGCCTTCGTCTCCTACGCCTCCCTCTTTTTCATCGTCCACGTGGAGGCCTCCAAGGCCGGACTGAGGGGACTGACAAAAGAGGAGACGCCCAATTTCTTCACGACGCTCCTGGGCGGGCTTCACTACCTCTTCCCCATCGGGGTGCTGGTCTACGAACTGGTGGTCCCGAGGCATTCGCCGGAACTGGCCGCTTTCAGGGCCATCGTGGCCATGTTCTTCGTCATGCTCTTCCAGGAGCCTATCAAGAGGCACCTGCGCAAGGAGCCTGTCGTGCCGGCCTTCGTGGAAAGCGTCAAGGGCATTGTCATGTCCATGGCGGCCGGGGGACGGAACATGGTGACGGTGGCCATCGCAACGGCCGCCGCCGGGATCATCGTGGGAGTGGTGACCATGGGTATCGGGGGGATCATCACCGAGGTGGTGGAGGTCCTCTCCATGGGGAACATCTTCCTCCTGGTGATCATCACGGCCTTCGCCAGCCTCATCCTCGGGATGGGCCTGCCCACGACGGCAACCTACATCGTCATGGCGGCCCTCACGGCGCCCATCATCGTGAATGTCGGGGCCGCAAACGGGTTTATCGTGCCCCTCATGGCGGCCCACCTGTTCTGCTTCTACTTCGGGATACTGGCCGACGACACTCCGCCGGTGGGCCTTGCCGCCTACGCGGCGGCGGCCATCGCCAAATCACCCCCCATTGCCACCGGCATCCAGGGGTTCCTTTACGATATCCGGACGGCTCTCATCGCCATCATGTTCATCTTCAACCACGACCTGATCCTCGACGGCATCAACAGCTGGAGCATCGCCATCCTCATCTTCGTCATGGCATGCATCGGGAACTTCGCCTTCGCCGCGGCGACCCAGGGCTGGTTCACCCACAAGAACGCCTGGTACGAGCTGCCTGTCCTGCTTTCCATCCCCTTAATCATGATGCAGCCCCAGGTGGTGGCGAAGTGGCTCCACATGAGCCACAGGTTCATGGTCTGGCCCATCGGCCTGGCGCTCTTCGCGGGTGTCTACCTCAACCAGGTCAGGCGCAGGAGGGCGGATACAAAACTTGCTGCTGCATAA